In Schizosaccharomyces osmophilus chromosome 1, complete sequence, the genomic window ACAACAATTTGCAAACGCTGGACGCAAAGAAAGGAACTGGGAACAATGTATCTTATAATATATCTGCCTCTTCAACGCTTGGAAATCAGAATGAACCTTCAAATCAAAACATGTTTGATACTTCTACTCCGATTTCCAATCGGACAGCAGCATCTGCTGATAAACATAcggaaatgaaaaaagagacGCCAGATTTGtcaaataataaagatACCATCTTAGCTGGTGGAAATACGGAAATGGCTCAGCATGAACCACTCAAGGAGCAACCAGCTGGTTCAAGCTATATAGACACTAAAAATGATTCTGCTGACCATCGTcagaaaaacaacaagagtGTTCCAACGACAGGAATATCTAACGAAAGGCCAGACATTAGCACAACCATGTTTGAACAATTAACACCCATCCCTAAAACATCATGGAGTCGCTACAGCCAGAAACGAGAAGTTCCAAATACGGTGGTCGAAcatccaagaaaaagccCTTCCATAAATAGCCAGACTCAGTCACCAAGGCAGGGGCAAGAAAGTACAAGTAACGATATTGAACATACAAAAGAGGCACTTGCAAGACTTCGATCAAAAATGCAAGAACGTTTGAAGAGACGCAATTctgaaaggaaaaatcaaacaCAAGAGTCTCATCGCGGGCGATGAGTTACTAGATCATGGGACATTTCCAGTGTATTTGAACGATTGAGATATAGGTAATAATATTATGGTTATTAATGTTGCGTATTTCGTAAAAATATCTGAAATTATGTTTTACTGTGAAGTAAGGAAATATATAGAAGGGCTGTCATATAAAGCATACAAGACCTGCGTCTATACTATTTCCGTCTCAAACATACAAAATACGCTTCCCTAGATTCCTTAACAGACGCTTTTGGCTTTTCTATGTGAACACGTTTGAAAACCTTCATTAGAGACTTTTGAAACTCATGTTCTTCCGATCCCATATaatatttacaaacaaaaaatccCCCAGGACGAAGAAAGGTTTTGGCTAATTGAAATGCGGAATTACATAAATCCTAAAATTGTTAGTTATGAAACAAGAACTCCTTAAGCTGTAAGTTTTCGTACCATAGATACGGCATGATCTCGAATGCGTATGCCGGTAGTTGAATGAAGCCTAGTAAGAGTTAGATGAAAAGCGATTGATATGAATCCTTACATATCACTCAAAATTGTATCTACAATCAAGTCATTTGTCTTTGGTTCCTGTCGATGTTGTTGGAAAGCATCTTGTATTTTGGCCTGTGTTTGAGGGTCCAACATATCGCCGTACACTGGAAAGACTCCTTGCGGCGGCGACACATTTTGAATATCCACTGCAACGACAAATCCTTCGGCGCCTACAGCCGTCGAGGCTACTTGAGACCAAGAGCCTGGAGCGAATCCCTACAAATGGTcagaaaatcaagaagTAGCTTTGGAATCCTGCCTACCAAATCAATAACcccaaatccttttttcaagaacctatgtttttggtttaacTTTATGAATTAGTAATGCTGTTGAAGCGAATTCTCTACAAAAATGGAGCATTATCATTGTCATACTTCCAGTAATTTATAAGCAGCTCTAGACCGATAATTATCAACTTTGGattgtttacgaaaagcGTCTTGCGAACGTTTAGCAGCCCATGACCAAAAGGGGACCGTCTGTCTCATTTCGTTCCATGGATTTGGTGGTTTCTGGGACCTTGcaaggaacaaaaaaaattgaaaattgaaaataaaataaaataaaacaaaacaaaataagaaataagaaataagTGCTATATTAAAGGTCTTTAGTCTACTAGCGATAGCAGTGGTAGCAGTAATTATTTGTATGTACCAGCATGATATTTCACCAAGATTACCATCACACGTCTCAACTCCATTTACAAATTCAATGGAATGTCTCatcttttggtttctttgcAAGCCCACTTAACAAGCATATAATTGCGATGGCAACGCTTCTAGCTTTTGCATATAACTGTCAATACAATGCAactcatttcattttgataTCACAGGCGTTCCACAAACCTAGTCGCAAAACCTATATGCATTaactttactttttatatCTACCAAAACCTTTGGATCCAGGAAACCTTTCAATCGTTGatgatttgaaaaacaaatatttctttcactttgtttaccttttatttgtttactaaaaaATCCCAACCTGTATCGTTATATTAGCTTTACAAGTAAGTTCTATTTGCGTAATCCAATGTTTGCGTAAAGAGAAGTAACACACAATTTTACATAACGATATCAGGGTTCTT contains:
- the mrm2 gene encoding mitochondrial 2' O-ribose methyltransferase Mrm2, which codes for MRQTVPFWSWAAKRSQDAFRKQSKVDNYRSRAAYKLLELNQKHRFLKKGFGVIDLGFAPGSWSQVASTAVGAEGFVVAVDIQNVSPPQGVFPVYGDMLDPQTQAKIQDAFQQHRQEPKTNDLIVDTILSDMLHSTTGIRIRDHAVSMDLCNSAFQLAKTFLRPGGFFVCKYYMGSEEHEFQKSLMKVFKRVHIEKPKASVKESREAYFVCLRRK